The DNA region ATGTAGATACTGATGTTATCATCCCTAAACAATTTTTGCAAAGAGTCAATAAAAATGGGTTAGGTAAATATTTATTTCATGATTGGAGATTTATTGATAAAAATCAAAAGATTGCTAATTCTGATTTTATTTTGAATAAAAAATTTTACAAGAAAAGTACTATTCTACTAACTCAAGAAAATTTTGGTTGTGGTTCTTCTAGAGAGCATGCTGTTTGGGCTTTATTAGATTATGGTTTTAGAGTAATTATTGCTCCTAGTTTTTCTGATATATTCTATAATAATAGTTTTAATAATAAACTTCTTTTAATTATTTTAGATCAAAAAGACATTGATTTTCTTTTTGATGTTGTTAATAAAGAGATGGGTATTTATTTAAATGTTGATTTAATTAATAATAAAATTTCTATTAAAAATATTAACTTTTCATTTAAAATAGATGATTTTCGACGTTTATTTTTTTTAAATAATTTAGATGCTATTGATTTGACTATGAAACTTGAAAGAAAAATTAAATTATATGAGGAAAGTATATCTTCATTTTTTTTAAATAGGCGAAATTTCACTTCTTAATTTTTAAAAAGCGAAACTGTTAATAAGTTTCGCTTTTTTTATGTTTATTTATTATTTATATAAGATTAAAGACATTTGTTATTTTGCATTTATTTTATAAAAAGCATTTATTAAAAAAAACAATATGCATTTATAAAAAAAATTAAAAAAAATTAATTAAAAAATAATAGGGTAGGGTAAAAATAAAAAAATATTTCAAAGGGAATTTAAAAAATGTTTATTTTTTGAGATAAAAAAAAAGAGTGGGGGGTATGATAAAAAAGGGGTATCTTACGCTTAAGCGTATACTTAAATTTCTAGATTTTAAATAATTTTTTATTATAAAAAATTATTTATCAGGATATGTATTTGTAGCTATTTTTCGTAAATAGTAATAACTTATATTTACTTGCTTTCTTAATCCATGATGTCCCATTTGAGCTAGTTCATTAATAGAGTACTTAGCGACTAGAGCTCTTAAAATTTTTTGTCTTGCTTCTTTTTCATCTAAAGCTATAATGCGTTGTGCATTTTTTCGTTTTTTGTGGAAAGCGTGTTGAGAAATTCTATATTTAAAAATACTTTTAATTTGAGCATCTTTAGCACGTCTTTTTGCTTCTATTGTATTTATAGGAGTTAATCCCTTAGTGATAAGATTTTTATTAATCCATCCTAACTGTTGTTTTTTTGCATTATTTAATTGATTTTCAGAAATTCCAATAAGTGTAAAAAATAATGGTGTAAGCGTAATCATTTTAGGCATATAATTTCCCAAAACTCGATCCCACATTTTTTTACATTTTACAAAACCCATAGGTTCCATAAAATGAGTAATCAATCGTGAAGCGCGTGTAATCGATTTATTACCCGCTTGAGATACAGTAGATAATCCACATTCGTCAGCTAATTGTTCTACTGAAGCTTGTACTAATTCGGAGGAAATATTAAAATGATATAGCATAGCTAAAACCATGGCTCTCATAGAACATGCGCGATGTTCATTTAATCTTCTAAAGCGTTTTATGGGTATACCGGTTTTAATGTTTTTAGGTTGAATAACGTAATTTAATTCACATCGCGCTACGTCTATTTCTGAAGCTTTTTTCATAGCATAACAAATAAATGATGGTCGCGATTTATTATTTTGAGGGGGTGTAAAAATCGGATTTTTATTATTTATATAATTTTTTTTAGGCAGCATATTTTAAGGTACTTAAGAAATAATGTGAGTTTAAAAAGATAAAAATTTAATTCTATATTAGAATATATTTATATTTAACATAAATTTAGATAAATTTCAATGCAATACGTTAAAATAAAATTTTTACGCTAAAACTGAAAAAATTTTATTTATAATTATATAAAAATTTTTATATTTGAAATATAATTCTAATAATATTTAAAACACTTTAAAATTTAAAGAGAATAAAAAATGGAAAAAATTATTGAAAAGTCTATATATGCCTCGCGTTGGCTTATGTTTCCAGTTTATGTAGGATTGTCATTTGGTTTTATACTTTTGACATTAAAGTTCTTTCAGCAAATTATTTTTATAATACCTGATATTTTAGCTATGTCGGAATCAGGATTGGTATTGGTGGTTTTATCATTAATTGATATTGCTTTAGTGGGCGGTCTTTTAGTAATGGTGATGTTTTCAGGTTATGAAAATTTTATTTCAAAAATGGATATAAAAGACAATCAAAAAAGGCTTGGTTGGATGGGTACTATGGATGTCAATTCAATTAAAAATAAAGTAGCATCTTCAATAGTTGCTATATCTTCAGTACATTTATTACGACTTTTTATGGAAGCAGAAAGAATATTAGATAATAAAATTATGTTATGTGTTATCATTCATTTAACATTTGTATTATCCGCATTTGGGATGGCTTACATTGATAAAATGAGTAAAAAAAAACAAATCGTTCATTAAATTTTTAAAAATCATTTATAAACTTATTTGAAAGCAATTTAAATTTATGCTATATTCTAATAGAATACATATTTCATAATTAATAAAATTGTTAGTTATTTATTAAAATTTTTCAAAAATTAAAAATCTTTAAAACTTAAAATATATTTTAATTACATTAAGTGTATTTAGTGTCTAAAAAAAATTATGTACATAATTCTCAACCGGTTTTTATCCCTCCTAAAAATGAGAAAAAGAGATCTAAATTTGTTTATTATGCAATGAAAAAAGCATTTCAAATAGATATTTCAAAAAGTGAGTTAAATCATACTTTGTTGGCAATAGATCCTAAAACTGGTAATGTTTTACCGCGCT from Buchnera aphidicola (Melanaphis sacchari) includes:
- the leuD gene encoding 3-isopropylmalate dehydratase small subunit, which encodes MFKFTEHSGIVAPLNVSNVDTDVIIPKQFLQRVNKNGLGKYLFHDWRFIDKNQKIANSDFILNKKFYKKSTILLTQENFGCGSSREHAVWALLDYGFRVIIAPSFSDIFYNNSFNNKLLLIILDQKDIDFLFDVVNKEMGIYLNVDLINNKISIKNINFSFKIDDFRRLFFLNNLDAIDLTMKLERKIKLYEESISSFFLNRRNFTS
- a CDS encoding TIGR00645 family protein, with the protein product MEKIIEKSIYASRWLMFPVYVGLSFGFILLTLKFFQQIIFIIPDILAMSESGLVLVVLSLIDIALVGGLLVMVMFSGYENFISKMDIKDNQKRLGWMGTMDVNSIKNKVASSIVAISSVHLLRLFMEAERILDNKIMLCVIIHLTFVLSAFGMAYIDKMSKKKQIVH
- the repA gene encoding plasmid replication initiator RepA; this encodes MLPKKNYINNKNPIFTPPQNNKSRPSFICYAMKKASEIDVARCELNYVIQPKNIKTGIPIKRFRRLNEHRACSMRAMVLAMLYHFNISSELVQASVEQLADECGLSTVSQAGNKSITRASRLITHFMEPMGFVKCKKMWDRVLGNYMPKMITLTPLFFTLIGISENQLNNAKKQQLGWINKNLITKGLTPINTIEAKRRAKDAQIKSIFKYRISQHAFHKKRKNAQRIIALDEKEARQKILRALVAKYSINELAQMGHHGLRKQVNISYYYLRKIATNTYPDK